Proteins from a genomic interval of Amphiura filiformis chromosome 9, Afil_fr2py, whole genome shotgun sequence:
- the LOC140161310 gene encoding P-selectin-like isoform X2, with the protein MSISTHSRRFLTTFAFAIIVAVTFCKAAVTIPTEPPPQCPPLPIFTHGHMNAYSHGYIIYYFCDLGFTLWGAETLHCGVNGQWSDPPPICVAVTGCKILPMLDNGQTSYTFKGAVATFGCDSGYRLSTPSKSIYCDGTRWNDTMPTCQTTKNHLKTLPISNCPYPPTVQNATMEVTNEAVLYQCQGGSLPTVGAEKLECGVYGHWKSLPVVCAKIGCAIPEAPTNGFIIRKFSNAMLEFRCYDNFVLQGHSLIFCNGVTWNNTVIPTCVPIDTAIQNPSAARDVIVGGTRCLNAPFVQNSMVKYQRLTDLRGVLYWSAKFICQSGHRLSGEPEIYCSEGKWIGKPPVCVFQP; encoded by the exons ATGTCTATATCAACACACTCGAGGAGGTTTCTTACCACCTTCGCATTTGCTATCATTGTCGCAGTGACATTCTGTAAAG CAGCAGTAACCATCCCTACGGAACCCCCTCCACAATGTCCACCATTGCCAATATTCACCCATGGTCATATGAATGCCTACTCTCATGGGTATATCATCTATTACTTCTGTGATTTGGGTTTTACCTTATGGGGTGCTGAGACTCTACATTGTGGTGTTAATGGACAATGGAGTGATCCACCTCCCATATGCGTTG CCGTCACCGGATGTAAAATATTGCCAATGCTGGACAATGGCCAAACAAGCTACACTTTTAAGGGTGCTGTTGCTACCTTTGGATGTGACTCTGGGTACCGCCTATCAACGCCCTCAAAGTCAATCTACTGCGATGGAACAAGATGGAACGACACCATGCCAACATGCCAAACTACCAAGAATCACTTAAAGACACTTCCTATATCAAATTGTCCATACCCACCTACAGTACAAAATGCTACGATGGAGGTCACAAATGAAGCTGTTCTCTACCAATGCCAAGGTGGAAGTTTACCTACAGTTGGAGCTGAAAAGTTAGAATGCGGCGTGTATGGACATTGGAAAAGTCTCCCCGTAGTTTGTGCAA AAATTGGCTGTGCCATTCCAGAGGCTCCAACCAATGGTTTCATCATTCGTAAATTCAGTAATGCAATGCTAGAATTCCGTTGCTACGACAATTTTGTTCTTCAAGGACATTCGCTAATATTCTGTAATGGGGTAACCTGGAACAATACCGTAATCCCAACATGCGTGCCGATAGATACAGCCATCCAGAACCCATCGGCAGCACGAGATGTGATAGTTGGAGGAACCAGATGTTTGAATGCACCATTTGTGCAGAATTCTATGGTTAAATACCAACGGCTTACGGATTTACGTGGCGTACTTTATTGGAGCGCCAAATTTATATGCCAAAGTGGACATCGTTTAAGTGGAGAACCAGAGATTTACTGCTCAGAAGGAAAATGGATTGGAAAACCTCCAGTTTGTGTATTCCAACCCTG A
- the LOC140161310 gene encoding P-selectin-like isoform X1: MSISTHSRRFLTTFAFAIIVAVTFCKAAAVTIPTEPPPQCPPLPIFTHGHMNAYSHGYIIYYFCDLGFTLWGAETLHCGVNGQWSDPPPICVAVTGCKILPMLDNGQTSYTFKGAVATFGCDSGYRLSTPSKSIYCDGTRWNDTMPTCQTTKNHLKTLPISNCPYPPTVQNATMEVTNEAVLYQCQGGSLPTVGAEKLECGVYGHWKSLPVVCAKIGCAIPEAPTNGFIIRKFSNAMLEFRCYDNFVLQGHSLIFCNGVTWNNTVIPTCVPIDTAIQNPSAARDVIVGGTRCLNAPFVQNSMVKYQRLTDLRGVLYWSAKFICQSGHRLSGEPEIYCSEGKWIGKPPVCVFQP, from the exons ATGTCTATATCAACACACTCGAGGAGGTTTCTTACCACCTTCGCATTTGCTATCATTGTCGCAGTGACATTCTGTAAAG CAGCAGCAGTAACCATCCCTACGGAACCCCCTCCACAATGTCCACCATTGCCAATATTCACCCATGGTCATATGAATGCCTACTCTCATGGGTATATCATCTATTACTTCTGTGATTTGGGTTTTACCTTATGGGGTGCTGAGACTCTACATTGTGGTGTTAATGGACAATGGAGTGATCCACCTCCCATATGCGTTG CCGTCACCGGATGTAAAATATTGCCAATGCTGGACAATGGCCAAACAAGCTACACTTTTAAGGGTGCTGTTGCTACCTTTGGATGTGACTCTGGGTACCGCCTATCAACGCCCTCAAAGTCAATCTACTGCGATGGAACAAGATGGAACGACACCATGCCAACATGCCAAACTACCAAGAATCACTTAAAGACACTTCCTATATCAAATTGTCCATACCCACCTACAGTACAAAATGCTACGATGGAGGTCACAAATGAAGCTGTTCTCTACCAATGCCAAGGTGGAAGTTTACCTACAGTTGGAGCTGAAAAGTTAGAATGCGGCGTGTATGGACATTGGAAAAGTCTCCCCGTAGTTTGTGCAA AAATTGGCTGTGCCATTCCAGAGGCTCCAACCAATGGTTTCATCATTCGTAAATTCAGTAATGCAATGCTAGAATTCCGTTGCTACGACAATTTTGTTCTTCAAGGACATTCGCTAATATTCTGTAATGGGGTAACCTGGAACAATACCGTAATCCCAACATGCGTGCCGATAGATACAGCCATCCAGAACCCATCGGCAGCACGAGATGTGATAGTTGGAGGAACCAGATGTTTGAATGCACCATTTGTGCAGAATTCTATGGTTAAATACCAACGGCTTACGGATTTACGTGGCGTACTTTATTGGAGCGCCAAATTTATATGCCAAAGTGGACATCGTTTAAGTGGAGAACCAGAGATTTACTGCTCAGAAGGAAAATGGATTGGAAAACCTCCAGTTTGTGTATTCCAACCCTG A